One region of uncultured Methanolobus sp. genomic DNA includes:
- the dinB gene encoding DNA polymerase IV, producing the protein MDNSGRERITLHIDMDSFYSSVEVREKPELKGLPVVVGSDPKGGSGRGVASTCSYEARAYGIHSGMAISKAYKLCPDAVYLRVNMKLYKEVSAEIMQTLRIFADKFQQVSVDEAYLDIGESISDYESATLLAKKIKSETQRLHGLTCSIGVAPNKVVAKIASDFNKPDGLTVVRPEDIQDFLFPMHVSKIPGIGKKTQPILEELGIETVGQLATCDVQLLISRFGKYGVVMHQLANGIDTREVKEREEVKSVSTEDTFDEDISDPGRIEQVFKELTEKVHTSMMKKRFRYRTVTIKVRYEDFRTYTRAKTLNAATTDKEVITKNALILMEEFMGKGRFRLLGVGVTKLEKIDERQTFLSDFY; encoded by the coding sequence ATGGATAACTCTGGAAGAGAAAGGATTACGCTGCACATTGATATGGACAGTTTTTACTCCTCAGTTGAAGTAAGAGAAAAACCGGAACTTAAAGGACTCCCTGTAGTGGTCGGGTCAGACCCAAAAGGCGGCAGTGGCAGAGGAGTTGCAAGTACCTGTTCCTACGAAGCAAGAGCATACGGCATACATTCCGGCATGGCAATTTCAAAAGCCTACAAACTATGTCCTGATGCCGTATACCTCAGAGTCAACATGAAGCTCTACAAGGAAGTATCAGCAGAGATAATGCAGACACTTCGTATTTTCGCGGACAAATTCCAGCAGGTGAGTGTTGATGAAGCGTACCTTGACATTGGAGAGTCGATTTCGGACTATGAATCTGCAACCTTGCTTGCAAAGAAGATAAAAAGTGAGACTCAAAGACTTCACGGACTTACATGTTCCATCGGCGTGGCTCCAAACAAAGTAGTTGCAAAGATCGCATCCGATTTTAACAAGCCAGATGGCTTAACTGTTGTAAGACCTGAGGACATACAGGATTTTCTCTTCCCCATGCATGTATCGAAAATCCCGGGAATCGGCAAGAAAACCCAGCCAATTCTTGAAGAGTTGGGAATTGAAACAGTAGGACAACTTGCAACCTGTGATGTTCAGTTACTGATATCCCGTTTTGGAAAATACGGAGTTGTAATGCACCAGCTTGCAAACGGCATTGACACGCGGGAAGTAAAGGAAAGAGAAGAAGTCAAATCCGTGAGCACTGAAGATACGTTTGATGAGGACATCTCCGACCCTGGTAGAATTGAACAGGTTTTCAAAGAACTGACAGAAAAAGTCCACACATCAATGATGAAAAAAAGGTTCCGGTACAGAACTGTGACAATCAAAGTCCGTTATGAGGATTTCAGGACATACACCCGGGCAAAGACCCTGAATGCTGCGACCACTGATAAAGAAGTTATCACAAAGAATGCCCTGATACTTATGGAAGAGTTCATGGGAAAGGGCAGGTTCAGGTTACTTGGAGTAGGAGTTACAAAACTTGAGAAGATTGATGAAAGGCAGACTTTTTTGAGTGATTTCTATTAA